CCTATTCCTAGTTCACGTTCCCTTACAATGGTTTTAACGCGAGCTATATCTTTTCTTACTGATTTTATTCTCAAGGGGTTATCTAATTGACCAGTAGCCAATTGAAATCTCAAATTGAACAATTCTGCTTTTAGATCATTTAGTTGTTTATTTAATT
The DNA window shown above is from Tissierella sp. Yu-01 and carries:
- the rpmC gene encoding 50S ribosomal protein L29, which produces MKAKEVRQMSEKELNKQLNDLKAELFNLRFQLATGQLDNPLRIKSVRKDIARVKTIVRERELGIGKEV